The following DNA comes from Mucilaginibacter jinjuensis.
AAAAAACCGGCCGCGACCTGGTTTTATGGAACGGCGCCTGTATGGTGCACGAGATATTTTCGAGAGAGAAAATCACCAAATTAAAAGAGCGCCACCCCGGTGCTAAATTACTTGCACACCCTGAGTGTGAGGAAAGTATACTGGAACTGGCCGATTATATTGGCTCAACCACAGGTATATTAAAATATGCTTCTAAGCACGACGACAAAGAATTTATTGTAGCCACAGAATCTGGCATATTGCACCAGATGCTTAAAGAAAACCCGGATAAGGTTTTTATCCCCGCTCCGCCAAATAACAGCTGTGCATGTAATGATTGCCCGCACATGAAGAGAAACACGCTGGAGAAGCTTTATTTATGCCTTAAAAACGAATCTCCGGAGATTACTGTACCTGCCGACATTATTGAGCGTGCCGTAAAGCCAATTGAAAGAATGTTAGAGATTTCTGAACAACTTGGCTTATAATTTTAAAAGGGCTATCTACCCTGCTAAAACGATTTAGTATTTTAGTACAAAAAGAGCGATGAATAATTTCATCGCTCTTTTTGTTAGTTAATGATTATCAGGAAATATCGAAAAAATAGCCAAGTCCTTTTATTTTGTTTCCGACTATTGAAAAGCTGATAGAGCCATCAGAACCTTTTATCCAAAGTACTAAGTTTTTGTTTCGTTCATCTAAATGGGGAAGTAAGGCTTTTAATCTATCAGCATCTGAGTTAAGTGTAAATGGGATGCTAAATTTATTGTTGACTTTAAAAACCAGGCCCCATAAAGGTGATTTTATATCGAAATCATCAAAATCTCCATCTTTATCAAAAGAAATTTCGGCTTCATTATAAATGTAGGTGCTAACCATTGTTTCTTCTATTTCAGAGTACAATTTTTTCACCCTTTTTGGTTTTCCAAGTAAAGAGACAATGTTTGACTGCTTTATACTGAAAAATTTAATATTTCCCTTTGCAGTATGAAGGTAAATTTGATCACCACTTAACAGCGTGAAATTTTGACCAGGTCCGTTTCTTGCAAATGAGATTTTTCCGATTGATAGAAGACAGATTAGTAAAACTAAAAACTTGTTTTTCATAAGATTTTGATATAGGTTGAAAATAAAAAACACCGATGAAGTTTTAGCTTCATCGGTGTAATCAAATATTAGATCGGTGTAATCTGAAATTAACTACCGCTATCTGTTTTAGTTTCTATAGCATCTTGAACCGATTGTGGTAATGCCGAGAATAAATTATAACCGGTTGCTTTTTCAATATCGCGAACGGTTACAATATATTTAGTCCAATCGCTGTTGATGGTGTTAATGTTTGGTGTGTTTACAGCAATAACGCGGGTTGAGCTGGTTACGCGGCTTAAATCGCCATCACCTTTTGGTAATACAATGGCTACCTTCCAAACATTGCTCGGTACGTTTACTTTACCACCGTTAATGCTGGTAGTAGTACCACCCTGGCTGCCGCTACCGCCGCTGCCGTAGCTACCCATAATAATATATACCTCGTAGTTTGCATCTGTTAAAGTACGCAGGTAGTTTTCAAGATTAGCCCAGGTTTGCTGGTTGTTTTGCGGTGCCTGAGGGATCATGTTGGTCATCAGGAAAGTTGCTGAGTTGGCATTGGTAGAGCTGGTTCTGTCTGCAGACGGACAGTTGTGGCCTCTATCAAAACCTGAACCTGAGTAACTTGTGCTTTGCACTGCGTAAAAACCTGTAGGTAGACCAGAGAAAGCAGCAAAGTTATTTAAACGTGCTGATTGATTGGTAGTATTGCTGTTATCCAAATGCCAGCTCACCCAGTTAGGTTCAGCTTTGGTATTGTTGTATGATTCTACATAATAACCCTGATCTATCAGGTAATTATCTGCACTGGTTACTGCTGATGTTGTAGCGCCAGATGGGTTACCGAATAATAAATCGCTATTATCGCCAGTTGCCGGTGGCGCATCAGTACCAACAGTAACTCCTCTGCTTGCAGCTGGGGTTGTAGTGCCGGCAGTATCAACAGGGTTAGTATCTGGTACACCAACAGTTATGCCCGGGTCACCGGTACCTTTAAATACAATATCATCAATGTTAATACGGGCAGTGCTTGTGCTTGGGTTAGTATCTTTAATCTGGATACGCACTTTACCGGTTGCAGCAATTTGAAACGAATCTAACTTCAGTGTTGTATTAGTTTCGCTGATATCGCTGCCTACTTGTGTATAAGTAGTACCGCCATCGGTCGATTTTAATAACTGCCAGGTTGAAGTTGCATCGGTACCATACTTACCATGTTTAATGTATAAGGTTTTTAAACCGTTAATATCAAAATTCATGCTTATGGCGCCAGATTTCATCCTTACAGATTGTGCGCCGTTTTTAAGGTCGGCAGCAAGGTTGCCCAGTAAAGCATTATCAAAACTCCATGAACCTGTACTTAAAGTAACATTAGCTATAGCATAACCTGTTTTTGTACCGGTATCAAAGTTTTCTGTAATTGAATAATTAATTACTGTTGGAGGGGTAGTTGCGCCACCAGTACCACCATTGCCGTTAGTTGGGGTAGTACTTGCGTCGTTTTTGTTATCCTTTTTACAGCTAAAAGCAAATAAAGAGATAGCAACAATGAATAGTAGATTTTTAATTTTCATAACACGTTTTTAGTAAAGTACAAATATCCTAATATGGATTCCTTGCCGATGTTAATTTAATATTAATAATTTCTATTGTAATGAAATTATGACACATTAATACAACATGCCAGGTAATTTTTTAAATCGGGATTTCAATAATTGGTTTTGTATTTTTGCAGAATGGATCTGTTTGAAAACACGGAAAGAACTAATCTTCAGGAATTAGGCGAGTTTGGGTTGATTGATCACCTGACTAAAAATTTTGAGCTCAGTAAAGCAACTACCCTGAAAGGTATTGGTGACGATGCAGCTGTACTGGATGCCAAAAGCAAAAAAATATTGGTATCGACAGATATGCTGCTCGAAGGCATTCACTTCGATCTGGCTTATACCCCGCTGAAGCATTTGGGCTATAAGTCTGTGCAGGTAAACCTGAGTGATATTTACGCCATGAATGGTATCCCGGAGCAGATCACAGTATCGATCGGCATGTCGAGCAAGTTTCCGTTAGAGGCCATTGAAGAACTTTACGAAGGTATTTACCTGGCCTGCGATAAATATAATGTTGATCTGATAGGTGGCGATACCACAGCATCAAAACAAGGCCTGGTAATTAGTGTAACAGTTTTAGGTTATGCCGATGAAAAAGATATAACCTATCGTAACACTGCCGAAGAAGGTGATCTGGTTTGCGTAAGCGGCGATTTAGGTGGAGCCTATGTTGGCTTGCAATTACTCGAGCGCGAAAAACTGGTTTACCTCGAAAACCCGCAAATTCAACCGGATCTGGAAGGTAAAGACTATATAGTTGAACGCCAGTTAAAACCGGAAGCACGCCGGGATGTTGTTGACCTGCTGAAATCACGGGGTATAAAACCAACCTCGATGATTGATGTATCAGACGGTTTGGCTTCTGAATTATTGCATATCTGTAAGCAAAGCAACAAAGGCTGTAATTTATATGAAGAGAAAATTCCGATCGATCCGATGACTTTCGAGACCGCCCGCGAGTTTGGCCTCGACCCTACCGTGTGCGCCCTAAGCGGCGGCGAAGATTACGAATTACTTTTTACCATTAAGCAGGCCGATTACGAAAAAATTAAGCACGATGTTGATGTGAGCATTATCGGCTATATCACAGAACCTAATGCCGGTAAAAATCTGATCTCTAAAAGCGGACAAGTGCATGCGTTGACAGCGCAGGGCTGGAATGCTTTTAAAGGATAAAAATTTATTATTACCCCTATATGTTATTACCTAAAACCTTAATCATTTTTGGAGCAGCGTTGCTATGCTCAATTTTTAATGTACAAGCACAGCAACAAGTGCTTTTTAAAATAAAGTATCTGCCAAACCACAGCTATACATCTACTTCAAATATTTCGATAAATATCGTAATGAATGTAGATTCACCCCAAACAGCTATAGATAAAATTAAAGCACAAGGTGTACAATTGCCAATGATTATGAAAGGTGAAAATCGTATGGCTTTTGAAGTTAAAACAGGATCGGATGATAGTAAAAAGATTTTTCCTATAGTACTAAAATATACAGATGCAAGTGCAACAAGATCAATTGCAGGTGTTGTTGTTCCTGATGCACCAAATCCATTAAAAGGGCAAAGCATTTACGCACATGGTAATGCTGAAGGTAAATTAGAAGTTGATTCGATACCGGGAAAGCAACTGAATGATACGATTAAAAATGCGCTTACGTCGATGATCAGTAATTTGACTCAGCAAATAAAATTCCCTGAAAAGCCAATGGCAATAGGTGACACTTTTGATCAGGAAGTACCATTCAGTATGCCTGTGTCGGGAATTGCAATGAATATGACAATTAAAATCACCTACAAATTTATTGGAGTTAAAGATCGCATTGCCCTATTTGACTTAGTTCAAACATGCACATACAAATTTTCAAAATCACAGGGTGATGTTAATATGGTTGGTTATGCCGATGGTACTGGTGATGGAAAATTAGCGTATTTTATTGATGAGAATATGACTAAGCAACTCCTGTCTAGCTTCACATTAAACTATAAAATGAAGATGAATAATGAAATGAAAATGACTGGCACGGCTCAAACATATACAACGGTTAATTACTCGATTAGTAAATAATTACTCCTCTCCCAAATATTTCGCCTCAATCTGTTTATTGGCTTTAGCTCCTAACCTTTTAATTTTCTCAGCCGTACCGGCTAAGTTTCCACGGCCATCAACCAATTTGTTAAAAGCCTTGTCATAATTATCCTGGGTGGCTTTGATGTTTTTGCCGATGCTTTCCAGGTCATTTACAAAGCCTACAAACTTATCATACATTTCGCCGCTTAGGCGGGCAATTTCCATTACGTTGCGGTTTTGGTTTTCCTGTTTCCATATACTGGCAATGGTGCGCAGGGTTGCCAGTAAGGTTGATGGGCTTACAATTACTACGCGCCTGTCCCAGGCATCACTAAAAAGATCCGCATCTATCTGTACAGCAAAACTGAATGACGATTCGATCGGTACAAACAGCATCACAAAATCGGGCGAATTCAGTTTATTTAAATCGTGATAATTTTTGGCCGATAAACCCTGAACGTGATTTCTTAAAGATTCTACATGCGCACGGGCGTACAGCTTGCGTTCTTCCTCGGTTTCGGCGTTCACCAGGCGTTCGTAGGCAATGAGTGATACCTTGGCATCAATAATTAAATGTTTATCGTCTGGGAGGTCTATAATGGCATCGGGCTGGTAACGGCTGCCGTCGGCAGATTGGTGGCTGGCTTGTAAACGGTATTCGCAGTCTTTAGTAAGGCCAGACCGTTCTAATACTTTCTCGAGGATAAACTCGCCCCAGTTGCCTTGCTTTTTATTATCGCCTTTAAGTGCTTTGGTTAAATTATTCGCCTCATTACTGATCTGTTTATTCAACTCCATCAGCTGCGTAATTACGCCTTTTAAAATATTACGTTCGGCAGCTTCGGCATGGTAAACTTTCTCAACCTTATCTTCAAAAGCCTTAATATTTTCTTTTAGCGGATTAAGTAGTATATCCAGGTTGGTGCGGTTTACATCTGTAAATTCTTTCGATTTTTCTTTCAGCAGCTTCTCGGCAATGTTCTCAAACTCGCGCTGAAAATGCATCCGGGTTTGCTCAACTTCAGCTTTTTGTTCCTGTAATTTTTCCTGTTGAGATTCGTGAATAGCCTCTGCCCTTTCTATTGCCTGCAGGGCTTGCGCCAGTTTATTACGCTCGTGCATCAGCTCCTGGGTTAAGCGGTTTTGCTCGTCTTTATAAATGGCGGTGATGTTTTCTTTTTCGGCAGTAATCCAAAGTGATTTTTCTTCAGACCGGGCCAGGCTGATCTTCAGCGCGTTATTTTCTGCCTGTAGCTGGTTTATTTCATCAGCAGAAACACCTTTAGCGGCTTGCTGCGATTTGATGAACAATACCACAGCAATGATGAACAATGCAGCAGATATAACTAAAGCAATTACACTCATTTGATAAAAATTTTAGCAAACGAATGTAGGTAAAAAATGGTATTTAGTAAAAATATTAGTGAAGCTACTATCTAACTTGTCATTGCGAAGTATAGCTTGTTCCGAATTTACTTCGGGAAAGCAATCCCTGATTTATTAGTACTGCCTTATGTATTGCAGAAACTATTATGAATGTGTTGTGCTGTTGTCAAAGGTAGTCCCGCTCAATCGCCGCGGGTTGGGCTGTTACTTTTGGCTTGATCCAAAAAACCAATACTTAGCGTAGCGATTTCATGAACACCTATTAAAAGCAATTAACTGGTGAATAACATCAAGACAGAAAAAAGCTCCACCGCACATGTCCAACCCTCGGCCCCGCTTTTCTGTCTGGGCCACCGCTTCTTTGATTGTCCTAATGTTTTCCTTTCTAACGTTGGCAAACAGCTTCGGGTAAAAGCGGGCAGAACAATGATGGCCTTGTGTACTGGAAAGAGGCATTGGAGATTTTGCAGAAGGGCAATAGCCTGAGCGAACGTTAGTAGGGCAAAAAATCCCGGCCTGTGTTGTTCTGAACGCTGTGCGGCATGGCCTTGTGTGCAAAGAAGCCTTTTGCCGATGGGCGCTTTGGTTACTTTGGCGCCCCAAAGTGACAGCCAACCCGCGGCGATTGAGCGGGACTAACGATGATTAGAGCACTGTAGGAACAACTAAAGTAACTACATTAATAAAACCACAAGCTCTGCGCTGGTCGCTATTACCTGTACTTCGAAGTGTTTGGTGGTTCTGTATACGACGAGATTGCCACGCTATCGCTCGCAATGACAAAATGGAGAGTGCGAAGGTAAAAATCTACTGTACCTTCTCAACCCTCAACCCTACATCACTAACCTCATGCAAAGGATTATCTCGCATGTTTTGTTCAAACTCGAAGTGATAAACACCTTTCTCGGGGAAACGGTATTGCGGTTTAAACAGGGTTTGGTAGCTGTATATATTGCCGGTACCCTGGCCAAGCCATTCGCCATCAGGGTTGGCCAGTTTAAATTCGTAACGTACTACGGATGGCTTAGGGTGTTTGGCATCTTTCTGACTGATGAGCACAAACATATTGGCGTATTTATAATCGCCGGTTACGCGCAGGTTCATGTACAAATTATACGGAACCGATGGGTCGTCAATCTTAACATCAAACTTAACCTTGTTTACATAAGCCCAGTTTCTGTTACTGATTTCGGTATTTTGGTCGAAAACAGATTTTGGGTCGCTACAGCTGCTTAGTGCTGTTAACGCAACGATAATGGATAGTAAGAACCGGGTATAAACGGCTATTTTCATTTCAAAAAATACGACTGGTTATTGTTGCGGTGTAGGTTGATTGCCTGCTCCTTCGCTACCACCACCACGGTTTGGCCTGTGGCGACGGTTATTATGCCTGCGGTTATTTTTTTGACCTTCAGGTTTTACCGTACCATCTGCACTGGCTTCGGGTTGTGGCTTAGCTTGTGGCGCATTATTACGTGTCTGGGGCTGTTGCTGTGGCCTTTGCTGATTTGGATTACGCTGCTGCGAATGCTGCTGCTGGTTTCCGCCTGCCTGGTTAGGGTTACGCTGTTGGTTTCCTCCTTGCTGGTTGGGGTTGCGTTGCTGCTGCTGTTGTTGGTTACCGTTAGGCTGGTTAGGCTTTCTGTTACGGTTATTGCGGTTGTTGTTTTTATTACGGTTACGCTCATCCAAACGAGTTAAACTATCCTGGCCAACTACGTTTTCGTAATCCAGCACTTTAGCCGGTTTTTCTTCAATCTCTACAATTTCGCCCAGGTCTTCTGGTTTAATACCGTCTTTATTCAGTTGCTGAATTTCTTTAACGCGGTTAATATGCAGCGGGATCCAGTTTTCTTCGCCCGGGTAGCTAAACCACATCAGTTTTTTGAAGATGTCTGTTTTTTGCAAACGGGCATCACCTTTTTCGGTTTTCAGGTAGTTTACATTATCAGGGATGTGCTTTAGCGCATCCATGTAAGTATCCAGCTCGTAGTTTAAACAGCATTTTAACTTACCGCACTGGCCGGCCAGTTTCAGGGTGTTTAACGATAAATTCTGATAGCGGGCTGCCGCTGTTGATACCGTTTTAAAATCGGTTAACCAGGTAGAGCAGCATAATTCGCGGCCGCAAGAACCAATACCGCCTAAACGGCTTGCCTCCTGGCGCATCCCGATCTGGCGCATCTCAATCCGGATACGGAACGATTCGGCCATGCGCTTAATCAGCTCGCGAAAATCTACGCGGCCTTCGGCAGTATAGTAAAATGTGGCTTTGCTTTTATCGCCCTGGTAATCTACGTCGCTAATTTTCATTTGCAGGCCAAGCTCTAAAGCCAGTTTACGGGCTTTATGCATGGTTTCCCACTCCATATCTTTAGCGGCTTTCCATTTGTCAACATCGGCTGATGTTGCCTTGCGGAATATCTTTTTGGTAACATCGGCTTCGCTAACGCGGCGCTTGGTCATTTGCATGCGCACCAATTCGCCGGTTACAGATACGTGGCCGATATCGAAGCCACCGGTTGCGGTTTCGGTAACTACCAGTTCGCCTGCTTCGAGGTATATATTGTCGGTATTAAGATAGAAATCTTTACGCGAACCTTTAAATTTGATCTCAACTATCGGAAAAACGCGGTAGCTGGCAGGCATGTCCATATTAGACAGCCAATCGTAAACATCAAGCTTGCTACAGCCATTGGTAAGGCATGAGCCATTACTTTTGCAGCCCGAAGGAGCGCATCCGCCTCCCGTTGAGCAACTTCCACATCCCATATTAATTGGTTATATATGTTGAGTCCGCCTTTTGGCGGATCGTTTTAAAAAAAAGAATTTTTATAATTTGCAAAGATACATCTAAAAACAAAATTTTAGGGTTCGCATTGCGTTCTATATGATAGTGCGCCTTTTCTAACTCGGCGCTTATTGCTTCGGCATAATGTACCGGTATTACGGTTGCCATTTTTTTAGCAGTCTCCAACTCATCGGCTGGCAGGTGTACCAGGTTTTCAACCCCGGCCTGCAGTAAACAGCACTCGCGTAAAAAGCTGATGCCGTAACGTAAAAAGTTCTTCTGGTTTTCGCGGCCAAGTTTGGCTAAAACATCTACCATTTTCATAGCCTCAGATCCCTTGTTACCGAAACAGATACGCAGCCATTGTACAAACTGGGCGTGGTAGTTATCAGTATCCTGCTGTAAAATCTGGATTGCCTCGGTGAGGTTGCCGTTACTTAGATAAGCGGCTTGCTCGGCTAATGCTTTGGGCTGGCCGTGATCAATCAGATAATCCTTTACATCATCATAAGTTAAGCACGGCACTTTGATGAGTTGCGTGCGCGATAAAATGGTGTTGAGGATCTGGTCCTGATTTTGGGCTACCAGTAAAAACAGGGTATTGGGCTGCGGCTCTTCGATAATTTTGAGCAAAGCATTACCTGCTTTGTCCAGATATTCGGGCAGCCAGAGGATCAATATCTTAAATTCAGATTCAAAAGGTTTGAAGCTGAGTTTTTTGATGATCTGATGGCACTCGGCGATATTGATGTTGGCCTGTTTGTTTTCGGCATCCAGGTAACCACGCCACCCGTCGAGATTTAAATAAGGGTTCGCCAAAAAAGCTTCGCGCCATTGTTCAATAAAAGTAAGGGCGTTATCATCTTTATGTTTGGCGAAGAAAGGGTACGAAAAATGCAGATCGGGGTGCATCAGTTTCTGATACTTACGGCATGATGAACAAACCCCGCACGAGTCGTCGGTCTGCTTATCTTCACAAGAGACATACTGGGCATAAGCAACCGCCAATGGCAACGCGCCCGACCCCTCGGGACCCAAAAATAGCTGCGCGTGACTAACCCGGTTCTCCTTAACCGAATTAATTAACCGTTGTTTAACGGCCGCTTGTCCAACTATTTCTTTAAACTGCATTGGTGCAAGGTAATAAATTTTTGGTTGTCAGTTGTCGGTTATCAGTTGTCAGATAAAAAGTACCTTTGTTTTCAATAATTTATATATTCAGAAAATTGGTTGTCATGGCTTATTAGCTATGCAATTGCTGACAACCGACAACTGATAACCGATAACTGAACATGAGAGTAATGGCTTTTGATTATGGTACCAAGCGTATAGGTATTGCGGTGACAGACCCCTTGCAAATGATTGCCAATAGCCTGGATACTATCCACCCGCTTGAAATTATCGATTACCTGAAAAAATATTTACTTACCGAGCAGGTTGAACGTTTTGTGGTGGGCGAACCGAAGCAAATGGATAACACCCCCTCGCAATCGGCCCCGCACGTTAAAGGTTTTGTGAACCTGCTGAAAAAAACCTTCCCCGAAATACCCATTGATATGATGGACGAACGCTTTACCTCTAAAATGGCTTCGGCCGTGATATTGCAAAGTGGCATCAACAAAAAAGCAAGACAGAATAAGGGATTGGTTGATAATATTTCGGCCACGATACTGCTGCAATCATGGTTGGAACGGAAGGCGTTTATGTAGAAAATAGTAGAGACACAAAATTTTGTGTCTCTACTGAGGACATTGCTACCTGCTACAAAAGGAGCCCGCCTTAAATAGATTATACCCTTAATCTGTTCAATCGCAAAATCGGCCAGATCTGTAGTGCTGATTTTTTCGCCGGGGCAATCATAAAGATCAACAAATACGCCCCTCCTTTCGTCGGTTTGTTCTATCCAGGGTAAGCGGAGTATTGTCCAGTCGATATCGCTTTCCACTAAAATATCATAAGCTTTTTGTCTGTCGGCTACTGCTTCGGGAAAATTCTGACACATCCAGTCGGACTT
Coding sequences within:
- a CDS encoding DNA/RNA non-specific endonuclease, which codes for MKIKNLLFIVAISLFAFSCKKDNKNDASTTPTNGNGGTGGATTPPTVINYSITENFDTGTKTGYAIANVTLSTGSWSFDNALLGNLAADLKNGAQSVRMKSGAISMNFDINGLKTLYIKHGKYGTDATSTWQLLKSTDGGTTYTQVGSDISETNTTLKLDSFQIAATGKVRIQIKDTNPSTSTARINIDDIVFKGTGDPGITVGVPDTNPVDTAGTTTPAASRGVTVGTDAPPATGDNSDLLFGNPSGATTSAVTSADNYLIDQGYYVESYNNTKAEPNWVSWHLDNSNTTNQSARLNNFAAFSGLPTGFYAVQSTSYSGSGFDRGHNCPSADRTSSTNANSATFLMTNMIPQAPQNNQQTWANLENYLRTLTDANYEVYIIMGSYGSGGSGSQGGTTTSINGGKVNVPSNVWKVAIVLPKGDGDLSRVTSSTRVIAVNTPNINTINSDWTKYIVTVRDIEKATGYNLFSALPQSVQDAIETKTDSGS
- the thiL gene encoding thiamine-phosphate kinase, whose amino-acid sequence is MFENTERTNLQELGEFGLIDHLTKNFELSKATTLKGIGDDAAVLDAKSKKILVSTDMLLEGIHFDLAYTPLKHLGYKSVQVNLSDIYAMNGIPEQITVSIGMSSKFPLEAIEELYEGIYLACDKYNVDLIGGDTTASKQGLVISVTVLGYADEKDITYRNTAEEGDLVCVSGDLGGAYVGLQLLEREKLVYLENPQIQPDLEGKDYIVERQLKPEARRDVVDLLKSRGIKPTSMIDVSDGLASELLHICKQSNKGCNLYEEKIPIDPMTFETAREFGLDPTVCALSGGEDYELLFTIKQADYEKIKHDVDVSIIGYITEPNAGKNLISKSGQVHALTAQGWNAFKG
- the rmuC gene encoding DNA recombination protein RmuC, which gives rise to MSVIALVISAALFIIAVVLFIKSQQAAKGVSADEINQLQAENNALKISLARSEEKSLWITAEKENITAIYKDEQNRLTQELMHERNKLAQALQAIERAEAIHESQQEKLQEQKAEVEQTRMHFQREFENIAEKLLKEKSKEFTDVNRTNLDILLNPLKENIKAFEDKVEKVYHAEAAERNILKGVITQLMELNKQISNEANNLTKALKGDNKKQGNWGEFILEKVLERSGLTKDCEYRLQASHQSADGSRYQPDAIIDLPDDKHLIIDAKVSLIAYERLVNAETEEERKLYARAHVESLRNHVQGLSAKNYHDLNKLNSPDFVMLFVPIESSFSFAVQIDADLFSDAWDRRVVIVSPSTLLATLRTIASIWKQENQNRNVMEIARLSGEMYDKFVGFVNDLESIGKNIKATQDNYDKAFNKLVDGRGNLAGTAEKIKRLGAKANKQIEAKYLGEE
- a CDS encoding gliding motility lipoprotein GldH, which translates into the protein MKIAVYTRFLLSIIVALTALSSCSDPKSVFDQNTEISNRNWAYVNKVKFDVKIDDPSVPYNLYMNLRVTGDYKYANMFVLISQKDAKHPKPSVVRYEFKLANPDGEWLGQGTGNIYSYQTLFKPQYRFPEKGVYHFEFEQNMRDNPLHEVSDVGLRVEKVQ
- a CDS encoding PSP1 domain-containing protein, with translation MGCGSCSTGGGCAPSGCKSNGSCLTNGCSKLDVYDWLSNMDMPASYRVFPIVEIKFKGSRKDFYLNTDNIYLEAGELVVTETATGGFDIGHVSVTGELVRMQMTKRRVSEADVTKKIFRKATSADVDKWKAAKDMEWETMHKARKLALELGLQMKISDVDYQGDKSKATFYYTAEGRVDFRELIKRMAESFRIRIEMRQIGMRQEASRLGGIGSCGRELCCSTWLTDFKTVSTAAARYQNLSLNTLKLAGQCGKLKCCLNYELDTYMDALKHIPDNVNYLKTEKGDARLQKTDIFKKLMWFSYPGEENWIPLHINRVKEIQQLNKDGIKPEDLGEIVEIEEKPAKVLDYENVVGQDSLTRLDERNRNKNNNRNNRNRKPNQPNGNQQQQQQRNPNQQGGNQQRNPNQAGGNQQQHSQQRNPNQQRPQQQPQTRNNAPQAKPQPEASADGTVKPEGQKNNRRHNNRRHRPNRGGGSEGAGNQPTPQQ
- a CDS encoding ATP-binding protein, whose protein sequence is MQFKEIVGQAAVKQRLINSVKENRVSHAQLFLGPEGSGALPLAVAYAQYVSCEDKQTDDSCGVCSSCRKYQKLMHPDLHFSYPFFAKHKDDNALTFIEQWREAFLANPYLNLDGWRGYLDAENKQANINIAECHQIIKKLSFKPFESEFKILILWLPEYLDKAGNALLKIIEEPQPNTLFLLVAQNQDQILNTILSRTQLIKVPCLTYDDVKDYLIDHGQPKALAEQAAYLSNGNLTEAIQILQQDTDNYHAQFVQWLRICFGNKGSEAMKMVDVLAKLGRENQKNFLRYGISFLRECCLLQAGVENLVHLPADELETAKKMATVIPVHYAEAISAELEKAHYHIERNANPKILFLDVSLQIIKILFFKTIRQKADSTYITN
- the ruvX gene encoding Holliday junction resolvase RuvX — encoded protein: MRVMAFDYGTKRIGIAVTDPLQMIANSLDTIHPLEIIDYLKKYLLTEQVERFVVGEPKQMDNTPSQSAPHVKGFVNLLKKTFPEIPIDMMDERFTSKMASAVILQSGINKKARQNKGLVDNISATILLQSWLERKAFM